gtcatcaaagaaccaaatagtagaaacagccgaatatggaacccttttagttctttgaacacctcctacaacttgtatggcgactatggggaccttcatttcgtactcagttggtacccctattcatcgagggtatcgttttgataccccttacagacctttggacaccgtctaactactccttggagcagccatcagagaaccatatagtaggaacagccgaatatggaacccttttcgttctttggacacctcctataacttgtatggcgactatggggaccttcatttcgtactcagttggtacccctattcatcgagggtatcgttttgataccccttacagacctttggacacagtctaactactccttggagcagtcatcaaagaaccatatagtaggaacagccgattatggaacccttttcgttctttggacacctcctataacttgtattgcaactatggggaccttcatttcgtactcagttggtacccctattcatcgagggtatcgttttgatacccccaacagacctttggacacagtcttactactccttggagcagccatcagggaaccatataggaggaacagccgattatggaacccttttcgttctttggacacctcctataacttgtatggcgacttcgatTACCTTCATATCgcactcagttggtacccctattcatcgagggtatcgttttgatacccccaacagacctttggacacagtcctactactccttggagcagccatcagggaaccatatagtaggaacagccgaatatggaacccttttcgttctttggacacctcctataacttgtatggcgacttcggggaccttcatttcgtactcagttgatacccctattcatcgagggtatcgttttgatacccccaaaagacctttggacacagtcttactactccttggagcagccatcagagaaccatatagtaggaacagccgattatggaacccttttcgttctttggacacctcctataacttgtattgcaactatggggaccttcatttcgtactcagttggtacccctattcatcgagggtatcgttttgatacccccaacagacctttggacacagtcctactactccttggagcagccatcagggaaccatatagtaggaccagccgattatggaaccctattcgttctttggacacctcctataacttgtatggcgacttcggggaccttcatttcgtactcagttgatacccctattcatcgagggtatcgttttgatacccccaaaagacctttggacacagtcttactactccttggagcagccatcagagaaccatatagtaggaacagccgattatggaacccttttcgttctttggacacctcctataacttgtattgcaactatggggaccttcatttcgtactcagttggtacccctattcatcgagggtatcgttttgatacccccaacagacctttggacacagtcttactactccttggagcagtcatcaaagaaccatatagtaggaacagccgattatggaacccttttcgttctttggacacctcctacaacttgtatggcgacttcgatTACCTTCATATCGCACTCAGTTGGTAacactattcatcgagggtatcgttttgatacccccaacagacctttggacacagtcctactactccttggagcagccatcagggaaccatataggaggaacagccgattatggaaccttttcgttctttggacacctcctataacttgtattgcaactatggggaccttcatttcgtactcagttggtacccctattcatcgagggtatcgctttgatacccccaacagacctttggacacagtcttactactccttggagcagccatcagggaaccatacagtaggaacagccgtgTTAGGAAAGATAGGATGACAGTAGAGTGacggatgacagtaggataacggatgacagtaggatACCGGATGACCGAAATGTCAGCTGTAACGgtcagggaaaaaagggaagaagaagggggTGCGTCAACCAGTAGCCTGGGAAAGGACAAGGAAGTGACACCGTTTTAAAGTTTCTTCCTTcagtggaaaatataatactgtggaaaatataaaactaaaactacaCTTCACTGCGTCTGCTACTCAACCGGAATCGTGGTAACACTAAAAGCCTTTAAAACGGTTCAAAGATGGAATTGGATGGAAAGGATTGCTGCCAGGCATGCAGCGATTCCGTGGCGGACAAATTGTATGTGGCCTGTGACGCTTGCAACACATGGTGGCACTTCTCGTGTGTCGGAATAACAGAATCACAGGAGACGATGAATAATAGGAAGTGGTTTTGCGTCGCTTGTACGGGTGGCACTGGAGCGGTAAAGCGGACGCCGACCAGGCACATGGAGCCACAAAAGGACGCCGAAAACCGTAACCTCAAAACGGTTGAGGTTAGGAAGCAACTCACGGAAGGCCCTCGTCCACGGCACACGAGCGACAGCGTGGCGGCAACACATAACCTCACTCTTGCTGACGATAGGGATAGTTTGGCTAACCGGCTCGCCATAATGAAACGCCGGCAAGAGGCGGAGAGGAAACAGGTGGAGCTAGAACTACAGCTGAAATTCGTGAAGGAGGAAGAGGACTTGCTAGCCGAGGAGTTGGGGATAAAAGACAATCCGGAAACATCAACTTTGTTACCCTCCCATGCGGCGGATAATATGGTGCAGCACTCACAGCGGAAGGAGCGTGAACAAATCCAGCGTGAAGGCGCGCATCGTGGTACACCTACCGAATTGCCCGTGTTTGCCGGTGACCCGGCGGACTGGCCGCTATTCATAACGTTTTACGAACACACCACGGAAAAGTGCGGTCTTTCCAATTGGGAAAACATGCTACGACTGCAGAAGGCGCTGAAGGGTCCCGCGCTAGAAGCAGTGCGAAGCAGGTTGCTGTTGCCGGAGGTGGTGCCGCAAGTGATAGCGACGCTACGATCACGGTATGGGCGATCAACACATCTCATCTCGGCGTTGATCGATAAGGTGCATAGAACCCCTGCACCGTGTTTGGAGAAGCCGGAAACTGTGGTTGCTTTCGGCGAGGCAGTGCAAAGCATGGTGGACCACATGAAGGCTGCTGGACGACAGGCGCATCTGACCAACCCCCTGCTACTGAAGGAGATCGTGGAGAAGCTGCCGATAAGTGAGCAGTACAATTGGACGCGGTTTGTAAGCCACATCGAGGAGCCGGATCTTCTGATGTTCCGGGAGTATATGGCCGAGTTGCAGAGCACCGCGGAAGTGTTAAGCAGCCGGGAGTCACCATCGTTGAAACAAGCGGAGCGCAAGAAACCCAGCACGAGAGGCTACGTGCACACGCACGTGGAGACGCAGGGAGCGACGCCATCCGGAACGAATCACTTTAAGGTAGGAAAATCTTGTCTAATTTGCAACAACAGAGGACACGAGGTGGATaagtgtttcgtgtttggTGCGATGGCGGTGAAGGAGCGCTGGATGAAGGCGCGTGCACTTTCCTTATGCTTCGGCTGTCTGGGGAAGCACAATTGGCGGACGTGCCACAACAGACCAGTATGCGGCAGGGAGGGGTGTACGTACCGGCATCATGCGTTGTTGCACGGCGCAGATGAGGAGCGTGGGGTCAGTAACGGGACCAGTGCTTCGGTATCGGTTCGAGATGGCGGAAACAACGGAGGTGCTGTAGCGGAAAGTaatcaccaccagcacgcGTTATCTTCTTCGAATACGCTCTTTCGCATTGTACCCATCACTGTGTATGGCCCGACGTCCACGGTGACAACGTTCGCCTTTTTAGATGAAGGTTCGTCCATGACGTTAGTGGACGAGGATTTAGCGGAAGAATTGGGTGTCGAAGGGGAGGTGGAACCTCTCTGCATCCGTTGGACCGGAGACACTACCAGGGTTGAGGCTGGTTCCAGGCGCGTAAATTTCAAGGTGGGACCCGTCGGTTCCGCAAAGAGTTTCGCGATCAACTCGGTACGGACGGTTCCTAAGCTGAATCTACCTCGTCAATCCTTCGTACCGGACGAAGGAAGGTGGAAACATCTAAAACGCCTACCGGTAAGGGAATATCATGATGCGGAACCCAAGGTGCTAATCGGGTTGGACAACCTGCGATTGATGGTCCCTCTCCGGACAATAGAAGGAGCGGCTGGTGACCCCATCGCGGTAAAGACGCGCTTAGGTTGGTGCATTTATGGGAAGCCGATGAAGGTGGAATGTGAACGGTTGTTGCACATTTGCGAATGCAACAACCAGGCAGAGATTCTCGAAACGATGCGCAAGTTCTATGACTTAGAACAGGTGGGAGTTGTTCGCGTTGTCGAATTAGATCCGGATGTACGACGTGCGCAACACCTTTTGGAAACAACTACCGTTCGTATCGGCAAGCGTTTTGAATCGGGTCTCTTGTGGAAGGCGGACGATATACAGCTTCCTTCTAGTATCGGTATGGCAAGTCGCAGGTTTGATTGCCTGGAGAAAAGGATGGAACGAGATGGGCAGCTCAAGCTGCAAGTACGCCGCCAGATTCACGATCTTTTGGAAAAGCAATACATAC
This genomic stretch from Anopheles stephensi strain Indian unplaced genomic scaffold, UCI_ANSTEP_V1.0 ucontig289, whole genome shotgun sequence harbors:
- the LOC118516403 gene encoding uncharacterized protein LOC118516403 encodes the protein MKRRQEAERKQVELELQLKFVKEEEDLLAEELGIKDNPETSTLLPSHAADNMVQHSQRKEREQIQREGAHRGTPTELPVFAGDPADWPLFITFYEHTTEKCGLSNWENMLRLQKALKGPALEAVRSRLLLPEVVPQVIATLRSRYGRSTHLISALIDKVHRTPAPCLEKPETVVAFGEAVQSMVDHMKAAGRQAHLTNPLLLKEIVEKLPISEQYNWTRFVSHIEEPDLLMFREYMAELQSTAEVLSSRESPSLKQAERKKPSTRGYVHTHVETQGATPSGTNHFKVGKSCLICNNRGHEVDKCFVFGAMAVKERWMKARALSLCFGCLGKHNWRTCHNRPVCGREGCTYRHHALLHGADEERGVSNGTSASVSVRDGGNNGGAVAESNHHQHALSSSNTLFRIVPITVYGPTSTVTTFAFLDEGSSMTLVDEDLAEELGVEGEVEPLCIRWTGDTTRVEAGSRRVNFKVGPVGSAKSFAINSVRTVPKLNLPRQSFVPDEGRWKHLKRLPVREYHDAEPKVLIGLDNLRLMVPLRTIEGAAGDPIAVKTRLGWCIYGKPMKVECERLLHICECNNQAEILETMRKFYDLEQVGVVRVVELDPDVRRAQHLLETTTVRIGKRFESGLLWKADDIQLPSSIGMASRRFDCLEKRMERDGQLKLQVRRQIHDLLEKQYIHKATAQELAEADSKRIWYLPIGLVTNPNKPGKVRLIWDAAAKAQGISLNDVLLKGPDEVMSLPGVLFRFRLYAVATCADVKEMFLQIRLRKADKHAQRFLWRDDPAHELETYIVDVVTFGSTCSPATAQYVKNRNAKEHIEQFPRAVEGILESTYVDDFLDSFGTVEEACQVAKE